Genomic DNA from Comamonas resistens:
CGCGACCTGCATGACGCCCACCACGCGGCCATGGAATGCCTGGGGCAGATGCTCTGGGAAAGCCAGCGCTCGGGCCGCCCCCCTGACGGCGAGGCTTATGTGGCCGGTGTGCAGCGTCTTGCGACCAGTGACGGTAACTTCAAAAACACCCCCTGAGTCGCTTCGCGCCTTCCCCCTCGACAGGGGGACGACACAATCGCTGCGGGGCGGCCCTTGCTCTGTGTCCCTGGTTCTTTCGAAAAAACACAAAGCCCGCATCTGCGGGCTTTGTGTTTTTCCGAGGCAGGACTTATTTCTGGCCCAGACGGAAATGAGGCTGCACCACCACCTGCATCTCGCTCTCCTGCGCTCCTATGTATTTGGCCAATTGCTGCAATTCATCATTCTTGAATTGCTTGGCAATGCCTGCCATTACACCGTTGCTGCGACCGATGAGCGGATTGCTCTCGGTCTTGTACGACTGCAGTGCGCGGAACACATAGTCCGAATACTGCCCCGCCACCTTGGGGTAGGAGGGGTCTATGGGTTTGGAAAAGCCTTCACCGTGGCAGGAGAAACAGGCTCCCTTCTGCAGCAGCGCGGTGACTGCAGCATTGGCTTCTGCGGGCTTGGCGCCCTTGGTTTTCCCATGCCCAGCGTAGAAGGCCGCCACATCGGCGATATCCTGCTCGCTCAGCGAATCGGCAATGCCGCGCATGGTGGGGTGTTTGCGTTCGCCCTTTTTGTAGGCGTTGAGCGCCGAGACGATATAGGCCTCGTTCTGTCCACCGATCATGGGTACTTTGTACACCTCGGGGAAGCTGGCCTGATAGCCTTGAATGCCGTGGCAACCGATGCACATGGCGATCTTGCCTTCGCCGGCTTTGGCATCGCCCTTGACGGCCTGGGCATGTGCCACTCCGGTCACTGAGGCGACAACTACTGCCAATGCTGTGGTCCAAGTTTTTATCATTTTGCGCGCACAATCCTTCAAGAGTTCAGACGGGTGCTCAAATGCCTTGCTGCAGTGCAAATGATTATGGCAGCCAGAATTTGACACGCTTATCAATACTTACGCTGATACCGCCCATGAAGTTTCAAGGTTCCGACAAATACGTGGCCACACAGGATCTGATGCTGGCCGTCAATGCTTCCGCTACCCTGCAGCGCCCCTTGCTCATCAAAGGTGAACCCGGCACAGGCAAGACCATGCTGGCCGAGGAAGTGGCAGCGGCACTGAAGATGCCGCTGCTGCAGTGGCATATCAAGTCCACCACCAAGGCCCAGCAAGGCCTCTATGAATACGATGCCGTCAGCCGCCTGCGCGATTCGCAGCTGGGCGACGAACGCGTCAAGGACATCACCAACTACATCGTCAAGGGCGTTCTCTGGCAGGCTTTCATGGCCGATGAGCCCGTGGTGCTGCTGATCGATGAGATCGACAAGGCCGATATCGAATTTCCCAACGACCTGTTGCGCGAAATCGACCGCATGGAGTTCTACTGCTACGAGACGCACGAGATGATCCGCGCCAAGCATCGCCCGCTGGTCTTCATCACATCGAACAACGAAAAGGAATTGCCCGACGCCTTCCTGCGCCGCTGCTTTTTCCACTACATCAAGTTCCCCGATGCGGACACCATGCGCCAGATCGTCAGCGTGCACTTCCCCAAGCTGCAGGGCGAGTTGCTGAGCGCCGCCATGAAGGTGTTCTACGACGTGCGCAATCTTCCCGGCCTCAAGAAAAAGCCTTCGACCAGCGAGCTGCTCGACTGGCTCAAGCTGCTGGTGGCCGAGGACATTCCGGCCTCTGCGCTGCAGGATATCGATGGCAAGGTCAGCGTGCCCCCCATGGTGGGCGCACTGCTCAAGAACGAACAGGACATGAGCCTGTTTGAAAAGCTGGTCTTCATGAACCAGAGGAATAGATGACATCCCCCTGTGTCGCGGCGCTCCTTCCCCCTTCTCTCACTTCGCTACGCTACGTGGGAAGGGGGTCGATGCCGGCGCGGCGGGGCGACCCTTGCGCGGCATCTGCTGACCTGGACCATGCTTGTTTATGCACCATGGATAACTGATATGAGCTTTGTCGAACCCGTCACCTTGCGCGACCGGGGCGTGCGCCTGGAGCCCCTGTCCCTTGATCATGAAGCAGGCCTGGCTGCCGCCGCTGCGGACGGCGAGCTGTGGAAGATCCGCGTCACCTCGGTGCCGGCGCCGCAGGAAACCCGCAGCTACATCGAGACCGCCCTGCTGGGCCGCGCGCAAGGCCACCGCTTTGCCTTCGCCGTGCTCGACGACGAAAGCGGCAAGGTGCTTGGCACCACCAGCTATCACGACATCGTGCCCGCCGTGCGCCGCGTGGAAATCGGCTACACCTGGTACGCCCAAAGCGTGCAGCGCACGCATGTGA
This window encodes:
- a CDS encoding AAA family ATPase, which produces MKFQGSDKYVATQDLMLAVNASATLQRPLLIKGEPGTGKTMLAEEVAAALKMPLLQWHIKSTTKAQQGLYEYDAVSRLRDSQLGDERVKDITNYIVKGVLWQAFMADEPVVLLIDEIDKADIEFPNDLLREIDRMEFYCYETHEMIRAKHRPLVFITSNNEKELPDAFLRRCFFHYIKFPDADTMRQIVSVHFPKLQGELLSAAMKVFYDVRNLPGLKKKPSTSELLDWLKLLVAEDIPASALQDIDGKVSVPPMVGALLKNEQDMSLFEKLVFMNQRNR
- a CDS encoding c-type cytochrome, translated to MIKTWTTALAVVVASVTGVAHAQAVKGDAKAGEGKIAMCIGCHGIQGYQASFPEVYKVPMIGGQNEAYIVSALNAYKKGERKHPTMRGIADSLSEQDIADVAAFYAGHGKTKGAKPAEANAAVTALLQKGACFSCHGEGFSKPIDPSYPKVAGQYSDYVFRALQSYKTESNPLIGRSNGVMAGIAKQFKNDELQQLAKYIGAQESEMQVVVQPHFRLGQK
- a CDS encoding GNAT family N-acetyltransferase; the protein is MSFVEPVTLRDRGVRLEPLSLDHEAGLAAAAADGELWKIRVTSVPAPQETRSYIETALLGRAQGHRFAFAVLDDESGKVLGTTSYHDIVPAVRRVEIGYTWYAQSVQRTHVNTSAKLLLLAHAFGTLDCHVVGWRTDNFNFASQRAIERLGAKKDGVIRGHALRRDGTIRDTVMYSMRSGEWPEARAQLLYLLEQHTPAA